The nucleotide window GGACATGGTTGATTATAATTTACTCAAGAAACTGAAGCGCAGTGGAATGAGCACATTGTACTATGGGGTGGAATCAGGATCCCAGAGAATATTAAACCTGATGAAAAAGGGAATTACACTTAAACAGGCAGAAGATGCAGTTTGCAGTGCGAAAGATGCAGGACTCAACGTGTTAACCTCTTTCATACTGGGCTATCCTGGTGAAACCGCCGATGATATAAACAAGACCATAAATTTTTCCATAAAACTGAATCCCGATTACAGCCAGTTTTCAATTTTAACTCCCTTTCCAGGAACTCCCATTTATCATGAGTTAAACAAAAATGGACTTATAAGCACCAGCAACTGGGAGGAATACACGGTTCTTGAACCGATTCTGGAATATGAGAAAATGGGTTTAACCAAAGGAATGGTAAAAAGAAAGTTGATAGAGGCTTATCTTAAATTTTATGCCCGGCCCAGTTATCTCCTGAAGCATCGGCACATGATAAAAACCATATTTGAGATCATCATGCGCAGCTTCCTTCTTCCCAAAGTACATGGAAGCACGGCTAAAGGATGGTATCATGACTTAAATGAGTCCAAATAATTCTCAGTATGTTATTGGTTGTAAAGGGTCTTATTTTTTCAATAAGAATTGGAGATATAAATAAAGAATTGAGATATTGAGACTTTTTAACTACTTTTTAACTACTTTTTAACTACTTTTTACAACCTTTTTTAATTTAACTTTTTAACTTTTCACTTAAAAACACATACAAACGAGGTTTTCGCAAAACTCTGAAAGATTTATAAACCTCAAATACTCCTTTTAAAAATTTGCTTAAGGCAGAGGCCACTTCGTACATTCCAATGAATTGGATTAAAATAAGGATCACGTAGGCCACTCCTCCCATGCTGAAACTTAGAGCAATATCTCCGGGATTGGTAAAATGATCCTTGATGAGGTTCACCATTAAGAAAAGACCTAAACCCACAATAAACTGGACTGTGGCCACGAAAAAGGCTTCACCAGATGTCACCATTGATTTTTTCACCTTTTCATGTAAGTCGCTCATTGCGGCGATATAAGTGAATGTTAAAAGTGAAAGTGTGGCTGAACTTAAAACAAAAACTTCAATGAGAGTTAAAACCTGATCTGAATTATGTAACTGGAGATTACCAAGAATCCATGGTACCAGAAAGATCAAAACAAATATAAAACTCAAATATGGAGTTATAAGGGTGCTGATTTTGTAAACAAATCTTAAAATGTTACTAATACTCAACCGGGAATCATTACAGATGTTAAAACCTCTATATGTTTTTAATAAATTTTCATTTTTAATAAGGCATATGATTTAATCATCAAAATCGTTTTCACAATATCAAAATCGTTTTACAAAATCAAAGTGTGTGTCTAGTAGATTTAAGTTTCTTAACATTATAGAATCCATAATTTCATAATTAACAGAATTCATTAACCAACATCAAATGCAAATTACTGGATATTGTACTCTTTTTAGAGAAGGTTATAAAAAGAATTTTTCCCAAATTCAACCAGTTTTGTGCCCAGATTCCACAATTCTCTGAAATAATCATGTATTTTGAGATTTATTCTTGTAGCATGGCTATTACTAACTTGAATTTGAATTATTGCCATTATCTGCCTTGTTTTCCCATTAATCATTTATAATGCTGTTTATCCTTATTTCATTGATTTCTCGATTTTTTAAAAAATTGCCAGTTATCTAGTGCTTTTACAGTTATCCCAGTGCATTTGTAGTAATCATAGTGCTTTTGCAAGTATCTCTTAACTTCTTTCCTAAATGTAATAACTTAACTTTTTTCCTAAATAATTAATAGGATTGTGAATAAAATTATTCTTGGCTGGTGAGAATGATTAATTCAAAAATCTTAATTGTTGAAGATGAGAATATAGAGGCCCTGGATATTAAAAGTGCTTTGGAGTCTTTTGGTTATTCAGTTCCATATATAGCTTCCAGTGGTGAAGCTGCTATTGAAAAGGCATTAGAGTTGATGCCAGATCTTATTTTGATGGATATTGTTTTAAAGGGAGAAAAAAATGGTGTTGATGCAGCATCAAAGATCAAAGAATTGGATATACCAATCATATTTTTAACTGCTCATTCTGAGGAATCTGTTGTAAAACAGGCCTTGTTAACCGAGGCTTATGGTTATATTTTAAAGCCTTATGATAAAAAAGAACTTCAGTTCACGGTTGAACTGGCTCTTTACAAAAAAAAGATGGAAAAAAAGCTAAAAAATAGTGAAAAAAGGTTTAAAACACTTTATAATGAAGCACCACTCCCCTATCAATCCTTATCTGCAGATGGGTACTTTTTGGAAGTTAATCAGTCCTGGCTGGATACATTGGGATACAGTAAGGATGAAGTTATGGGGAAACATTTTTCAGATTTCCTGGCACCAGCTTATGTGGATCAGTTTAAACAGAACTTTCCACGCTTTAAAGCTGAGGGTGAAATTCATGGGATAGAATTTGAAATGAAACGTAAAGATGGTTCCATAATTCATGTATCTTTTGATGGAAAAATAGGGTATGATATTCGGGGGAATGTTAAGCAAACACACTGCATATTCCAGGACATAACTAAACGTAAAAGAACAGAAATGGCTCTAAAGGAAAGTGAATTAAAGTACCGTTTTTTAACCGAACAGATGAATGATATTGTCTGGACCCTGAACATGGAACTACAGACCACCTATGTAAGCCCTTCAATTGAGAATGTTCTGGGATTTACTCCAGAAGAAAGAATGAAACAGCAGGTAAATGAACAAATAACCCCTGAATCCATGTTCCTGGTCCAGGAGTTTTTGAAAAATGAGTTGATGCTTGAAGTGCAGGGGCTAGGTGATGCCGACAGGACCATTAACCTTGAATTGGAATATTACCATAAAGACGGTTCAATCCGTTGGTTGGAAAATGTTATTAGCGGTATCAGAGATGATGAAGGAAAACTTTACGGATTTCACGGAGTATCACGTGATATTACCCGGCGTAAAAAGAATGAAATGGATTTCAGAGCACTTCACAATCGGAGTGAAGAAGCTTTAAATCTTTCTAAAATGGCATACTGGGAATATGATATCCCCAGTAACACATTTATTTTCAATGAAAGGTTCTACAAACTTCACGGAATAAATTTTGATGATTACAGGATGAGTGTTGAATTATTTGCCCGGAGATATGTTCATCCTGATTTCCAGGAACAACTAACCCATACAATAAAACAGGCCATAAATTCATCAAATTCTCTTTTCCAGGTTAAAATCGAAGGAAAACTAATTAAATCCAGTGAAAAAACATTTTGGGTGAGAATGTGGGTTAAAAAAGATGAAGAAAGCCATACCAGTAAGCTTTATGGTGTTAACCAGGACATTAATGATATAAAACTGGTTGAAGAAG belongs to uncultured Methanobacterium sp. and includes:
- a CDS encoding PAS domain S-box protein: MINSKILIVEDENIEALDIKSALESFGYSVPYIASSGEAAIEKALELMPDLILMDIVLKGEKNGVDAASKIKELDIPIIFLTAHSEESVVKQALLTEAYGYILKPYDKKELQFTVELALYKKKMEKKLKNSEKRFKTLYNEAPLPYQSLSADGYFLEVNQSWLDTLGYSKDEVMGKHFSDFLAPAYVDQFKQNFPRFKAEGEIHGIEFEMKRKDGSIIHVSFDGKIGYDIRGNVKQTHCIFQDITKRKRTEMALKESELKYRFLTEQMNDIVWTLNMELQTTYVSPSIENVLGFTPEERMKQQVNEQITPESMFLVQEFLKNELMLEVQGLGDADRTINLELEYYHKDGSIRWLENVISGIRDDEGKLYGFHGVSRDITRRKKNEMDFRALHNRSEEALNLSKMAYWEYDIPSNTFIFNERFYKLHGINFDDYRMSVELFARRYVHPDFQEQLTHTIKQAINSSNSLFQVKIEGKLIKSSEKTFWVRMWVKKDEESHTSKLYGVNQDINDIKLVEEALRKSEETFRSLIYNSTDLIRILDGEGRIIFDSPSSERILGYTEGYFIGKNPLEFIHPDDLEKVAHDLGEVYEKRNQGIPTEFRIRKADGEYLPVESISQNMMNVPGIDGIVVTTHPIKQRKEMEKALCDSEEKYKTLFESDPNYMVLVGLDGEILDVNDATVNFSGLSKESLAGKRFTDLGLFSDEDAQAHIKNLYFAIKNEKVESFQCKIVNKTGGYSWIESQLVPLEKEGKIASILVIATDITERKIATDQLKSSLLEKEVLLKEIHHRVKNNMQIISSLLNLQTHHVHDDRIAVDVLKESQNRVKSMAMIHEKLYQSKDFTNIKFDDYIERLISELFYSYDLRKDRVKASIEVEKVKLNIETAVPCGLIISELVSNCLKYAFPSGDGELNLSLKLVDDKYELIISDNGIGFPKELDFKKTESLGLQLVNSLVKQIDGEINMDRSHGTKFTIVFKELEYQDRI